One stretch of Tepidibacter hydrothermalis DNA includes these proteins:
- a CDS encoding SigB/SigF/SigG family RNA polymerase sigma factor, giving the protein MRNVAKATNNKDKLIDTKELFREYKETKDRDIRNRLIENYMYIVDILSKKFINKGIEYEDIYQVGSLGLIYAIDRFDVEKGYEFSSFATPTIVGEIKKYFRDKGWAIRVPRRIQELSKKVNKAKVELQQRNQKVPKVIDIAAYLGCSEEEVLEAMEASQGYNTKSLDITYDNDGDDKQVKLIDLMGDEDKNFSKIDNEDFLNKFMKTLDEVQIKIMKDRFFENKTQSELAKELNVSQMTISRIEKKIVMKLRQEYEKI; this is encoded by the coding sequence ATGAGAAATGTAGCAAAAGCTACAAATAATAAAGATAAATTAATAGATACTAAAGAATTATTTAGAGAATATAAAGAAACAAAAGATAGAGATATAAGAAATAGATTGATTGAAAATTATATGTATATAGTAGATATATTATCTAAAAAATTTATTAATAAAGGGATCGAATATGAAGATATTTATCAAGTTGGATCATTAGGTCTTATATATGCTATTGATAGATTTGATGTGGAAAAAGGGTACGAATTTTCAAGTTTTGCAACTCCTACAATAGTTGGAGAAATAAAGAAGTATTTTAGAGATAAAGGTTGGGCTATAAGAGTACCAAGAAGAATACAGGAATTATCTAAAAAAGTTAATAAAGCTAAAGTAGAGCTTCAGCAAAGAAATCAGAAGGTTCCTAAGGTTATAGATATAGCTGCTTATTTGGGGTGTTCGGAAGAAGAAGTTTTAGAGGCCATGGAAGCATCTCAAGGATATAACACTAAATCATTAGATATAACTTATGATAATGATGGAGATGATAAGCAAGTTAAACTAATAGATTTAATGGGAGATGAAGACAAAAACTTTTCGAAAATAGATAATGAAGATTTCTTGAACAAGTTTATGAAGACTCTTGATGAAGTTCAAATTAAAATTATGAAAGATAGATTTTTTGAGAATAAGACACAAAGTGAACTTGCAAAAGAATTAAATGTATCTCAAATGACAATATCTAGGATAGAAAAAAAGATAGTTATGAAACTAAGGCAAGAATATGAAAAAATATAA